Proteins co-encoded in one Setaria viridis chromosome 9, Setaria_viridis_v4.0, whole genome shotgun sequence genomic window:
- the LOC117840192 gene encoding protein FAR1-RELATED SEQUENCE 5, whose protein sequence is MARPQIDRAEADAVLQELRRREDEDDCENFHRYELDAEQRLKSLFWADADSRLDYYISHGDVVVFDTTFRTNKYGVPFVPFVGLSRHRTPVFFGCGVTSDESLDSYVWLLRAFAMSISQDRKPRSVITDGGDAVVGAVRIVFPESNHRICSWHVERAIDEHLHGSSTQDEFRSLMRDACSPEAFEERWYGFMARHGTAANHRWLEDMYGKRELWAAAFVHDKFFLGMASDQRTECLATCLHTGLHGGMSLPDLLAHADACTYALRLDVARLDVEADRSRVELTTGHRCLEEHAARRFTPANFYLLREEIMMIDGFEVVKTLARGHPIFGKKVYVVGFKQRWGVFFYVECSGDAVKCSCRKMEREGLPCRHIFCMLRHNNLSRIPDCCALRRMRRRGDTKAERLDEMKELGHQVFDLASEDAQEFQEIKEFLEGWLEHRRSGAVAVGDNNAADGDSVPPMTKKTKLIED, encoded by the coding sequence ATGGCACGACCGCAGATCGACAGGGCCGAAGCCGATGCTGTTCTCCAGGAGCTGCGCCGCCGGGAAGACGAGGACGACTGCGAGAATTTCCACCGGTACGAGCTGGACGCCGAGCAGCGCCTGAAGAGTCTCTTCTGGGCGGACGCCGACTCCCGCCTTGACTACTACATCAGCCacggcgacgtcgtcgtctTCGACACCACGTTCCGGACGAACAAGTACGGCGTGCCGTTCGTCCCCTTCGTCGGGCTGAGCCGCCACCGCACGCCCGTCTTCTTCGGCTGCGGCGTCACCTCCGACGAGTCCCTCGACTCCTACGTCTGGCTGCTGCGCGCCTTCGCGATGTCCATCTCCCAAGACAGGAAGCCCAGGTCCGTGAtcaccgacggcggcgacgcggtggTCGGCGCCGTCAGGATCGTGTTCCCGGAGTCCAACCACCGGATCTGCTCGTGGCACGTGGAGCGGGCCATCGACGAGCACCTCCACGGCTCGTCGACGCAGGACGAGTTCAGGTCGCTGATGCGCGACGCGTGCTCGCCGGAGGCGTTCGAGGAGCGCTGGTACGGCTTCATGGCGCGGCACGGCACCGCCGCGAACCACCGCTGGCTGGAGGACATGTACGGCAAGAGGGAGCTCTGGGCCGCCGCGTTCGTCCACGACAAGTTCTTCCTCGGCATGGCCAGCGACCAGAGGACGGAGTGCCTTGCCACGTGCCTGCACACGGGGCTCCACGGCGGCATGTCGCTGCCCGACCTGCTGGCGCACGCTGACGCCTGCACCTACGCCCTGCGCCTCGACGTGGCCAGGCTCGACGTCGAGGCCGATAGGTCCCGGGTGGAGCTCACCACCGGGCACCGGTGCCTGGAGGAGCACGCCGCGCGCCGGTTCACGCCGGCCAACTTCTACCTCCTGCGGGaggagatcatgatgatcgacggCTTCGAGGTTGTGAAGACGCTGGCCAGGGGCCACCCCATATTCGGCAAGAAGGTCTACGTGGTGGGGTTCAAGCAGCGCTGGGGCGTCTTCTTCTACGTCGAGTGCTCCGGCGACGCCGTCAAGTGCAGCTGCCGGAAGATGGAGCGCGAGGGCCTCCCCTGCCGGCACATCTTTTGCATGTTGCGCCACAATAACTTGTCGCGGATACCGGACTGCTGCGCACTGAGACGGATGCGGAGACGAGGCGATACCAAGGCCGAGAGGCTTGATGAGATGAAGGAGCTTGGACATCAGGTGTTCGACCTGGCGTCGGAGGACGCCCAAGAGTTCCAGGAGATCAAGGAGTTCTTGGAAGGCTGGCTGGAGCATAGGCGCTCTGGTGCCGTTGCTGTAGGGGACAACAATGCTGCAGATGGGGATAGTGTCCCGCCGATGACCAAGAAGACCAAATTGATCGAGGACTGA